DNA from Brucella melitensis bv. 1 str. 16M:
CCGAAGCCGGTCTTTGGCGACAATGGCTCCGGCATGCATGTTCACTTCTCGATCTGGAAAGACGGCAAGCCGACCTTCGCAGGCAATGAATATGCTGGTCTGTCGGAAAACTGCCTCTACTTCATTGGCGGCGTCATCAAGCACGCAAAAGCTGTGAATGCCTTCACCAACCCGTCCACCAACTCCTACAAGCGTCTGGTGCCGGGCTATGAAGCGCCTGTTCTGCTGGCCTATTCCGCACGCAACCGTTCGGCTTCCTGCCGCATTCCATTCGGCTCCTCGCCGAAATCGAAGCGTCTCGAATTCCGCTTCCCGGATCCGTCCGCCAACCCTTATCTCTGCTTCTCGGCCCTTCTGATGGCGGGCCTTGACGGCATCAAGAACAAGATCCATCCGGGCCAGGCCATGGACAAGGATCTCTACGACCTGCCGCCGAAGGAACTGAAGCAGATTCCGACCGTCTGCGGCTCCCTGCGTGAAGCTCTACAGTCGCTCGACAAGGATCGTGAATTCCTCAAGGCTGGCGGCGTGTTCTCCGACGACCAGATCGACAGCTTCATCGAGCTGAAAATGGCTGAAGTGATGCGTTTTGAAATGACGCCGCACCCGGTCGAGTTCGATATGTATTACTCGGTATAAAGCTATAACGACCCATTACCGAGGGGAACGACGCGCTAAAAAGCGCGCGCAAAAGAGAAACCCCGGCTTTCTCCGGGGTTTCTTCATTTTATCAATAAGTTATGTTGGTTTTAGAAGCTTTTTATTAAATGGCTTCCAGCAGGCGCGCAGCAACCATCATCTCGATCTCGCGGTTCTTGCGGCGTTCGATTGCCTCGGCATCGGAACCCCAATGCTCGATGGTCCAGTCTTCATCGATATGCGCGATGGCCCAGCCCTTTTCAGCGGAGATTTCACCCTTGGCGACGGCCAGCGCGATGATGGCAGACCCCATCAGCGTGGTCATGGTGTGCAATGCAGCCAGAGCAAGTGGATCTTTGAAACCGGCCATATGAACGCTGAATGCGGCAATCGCTTCACGCGGCTGCTCGACATGCATGACACCTTCGGCCAGCGCAAAGCGCGCGCCAAGACTTTCCATCCAGTCGATCAGTGGGTCCCAGTTTTCGGTTTGGCGAGAAACCAGTTCCTGCGGGCTGTCGGCGCGGTAGCAAAGCATATCCGTTCCGGCAAAGTGGAGAATATCCTCAAACACGGCCTGCGGGTCTTGCGCTATGCCGTCAATCGCCGTGTTGACGAGGCGGGTTGCGGGCATTTTGCCCGGATCGATGAGTTTTTCCTGTGCGGCAAATTCATCGGCCACGATCTGGGCCGCCGCGCGGGTGGGCAACAACAGAAGGTTGCGCGCCGGTGTCTTGACCGGGCGTCCGTCCAGATGGACAGCGAAACCGCCCTCGCTTTCGGCCACTTCCGCTTTTTCATAGAAGCGCTTCGGCAGTTGCGCCTGCATCTGCTTTTGCGCCCGTACAATCGGATTTTCGTCGGAAAGCTGCTTTCCGGCTTCGAGATCGCTCAA
Protein-coding regions in this window:
- a CDS encoding ATP12 family chaperone protein: MRDILSDLEAGKQLSDENPIVRAQKQMQAQLPKRFYEKAEVAESEGGFAVHLDGRPVKTPARNLLLLPTRAAAQIVADEFAAQEKLIDPGKMPATRLVNTAIDGIAQDPQAVFEDILHFAGTDMLCYRADSPQELVSRQTENWDPLIDWMESLGARFALAEGVMHVEQPREAIAAFSVHMAGFKDPLALAALHTMTTLMGSAIIALAVAKGEISAEKGWAIAHIDEDWTIEHWGSDAEAIERRKNREIEMMVAARLLEAI